A single Cucumis melo cultivar AY chromosome 4, USDA_Cmelo_AY_1.0, whole genome shotgun sequence DNA region contains:
- the LOC103503787 gene encoding FCS-Like Zinc finger 10 produces the protein MADSGSELCPVQSVVLGHKSKSNSFFSAPGLFVGLNFKVASDSDSVRSPTSPLELRVFSNLSNSVGSPKSSHDGHRRSWGCSKVGLGIVDSLDDDNKLSGKALGSFERKNIIFGPQVRTKNQTPNLQIDTVFPQAGPRSLPKNCPNFPPPQLKTPSYSSEVLFEIGEPLEFKPSKKSGACSLDSPRFVSASYGAKGRSFFHSTNPFVKKVTTNGDSEPQDKTLSADISTPASITVPVPGIIESLSASEIELSEDYTRVISHGENPKTTHIFGDCILECHSDDLNNLNNLNKNEMNEIGAPLSIRSSLDIPPLQCQPIDFLSFCYFCNKKLESGKDIYIYRGEKAFCSSDCRYQEIMIEEEPEKPISEIFQHSSTSGDGKEEIQTHGTIFE, from the exons ATGGCTGATTCTGGTTCTGAGTTGTGTCCTGTTCAGTCTGTTGTGTTGGGGCACAAATCCAAAAGCAACTCCTTTTTCAGTGCCCCTGGTCTCTTTGTTGGCTTAAATTTCAAAGTGGCTTCAGATTCTGATTCAGTCAGGAGTCCCACCTCTCCTTTAGAACTTAGGGTGTTTTCAAATCTTAGCAACTCCGTAGGGTCCCCTAAATCATCCCATGATGGACATAGAAGGAGCTGGGGTTGTAGTAAAGTAGGATTAGGGATTGTTGATTCTCTTGATGATGATAATAAGCTGTCTGGTAAAGCTCTTGGATCATTTGAGCGTAAGAACATCATTTTTGGACCTCAAGTGAGAACCAAGAATCAGACCCCAAATCTTCAAATTGACACAGTTTTTCCCCAGGCAGGTCCTAGATCTTTACCTAAAAATTGTCCCAATTTTCCCCCACCGCAGCTCAAAACACCGAGCTACAGCTCGGAGGTTCTCTTTGAAATTGGAGAACCATTAGAATTCAAACCTTCAAAGAAGAGTGGGGCGTGTTCCTTGGACTCGCCTCGGTTTGTTTCAGCATCTTATGGTGCAAAAGGTCGTAGCTTCTTTCATTCTACGAATCCATTTGTGAAGAAAGTGACCACGAATGGTGATTCTGAGCCTCAAGACAAAACTTTGTCTGCAGATATTTCAACCCCGGCATCTATAACGGTGCCTGTTCCTGGAATCATCGAGTCTCTTTCCGCAAGCGAAATCGAGCTTTCCGAGGATTATACCCGTGTGATATCCCACGGGGAGAATCCAAAAACCACTCACATTTTTGGTGACTGCATTTTAGAATGTCACTCTGATGATTTGAACAATTTGAACAACTTGAACAAGAATGAGATGAATGAGATAGGAGCTCCTCTATCAATTAGAAGCAGCTTGGACATTCCACCTTTGCAATGTCAACCAATTGATTTTCTAAGTTTTTGTTACTTTTGTAACAAGAAACTTGAAAGTGGGAAAGACATTTACATTTACAG GGGCGAGAAGGCGTTCTGCAGCTCCGACTGCCGCTATCAGGAGATCATGATTGAAGAAGAACCGGAGAAACCCATTAGCGAAATTTTCCAACATTCTTCAACATCTGGAGATGGTAAAGAAGAGATCCAAACTCATGGCACCATTTTTGAATAA